In Rhineura floridana isolate rRhiFlo1 chromosome 12, rRhiFlo1.hap2, whole genome shotgun sequence, a single window of DNA contains:
- the LOC133368399 gene encoding nodal homolog 2-A-like, giving the protein MPPRTVSVLELMSWTLALLGPAGSEPLGLLQEPAEGQPRPASVRLRPLPPALRYPVYMLQLYRALIVGKPLGHPSAEASAWRESDTILSLAARDHFQFRDQWDFSFDLTSISSSSDVRLAELRVRLMSFSQLRNVTMNIYHSHDRTCHGNQTCTDKFFLGSFVSTNSSSSHSSWKVFNITRMLRFWVHQGVSFGKDAPDDQQQVWEEENLSENNGGRAVSGFQSKCGHNESRQAHVLTSSMTDRVLLVVFSKDKELVEPSQGPSLIRTVEMSKHIMLDNTSKEAGGRRHRRNRKQKQRIKLSNISTPSFGKDGRSLCRRVDMIVDFEQTGFGSWIVHPKKYNAYRCEGECPSPVDETFKPTNHAYIQSLLKLYQPNRVPCPSCAPVKMSPLSMLYYEKGKVKVRHHEDMIIEECGCN; this is encoded by the exons ATGCCTCCCAGGACTGTCTCGGTCTTGGAGCTGATGTCTTGGACGCTCGCCCTCCTGGGCCCGGCCGGCTCAGAGCCCCTCGGCCTGTTGCAGGAGCCAGCTGAGGGCCAGCCCCGGCCCGCCTCCGTCCGCCTCCGTCCCCTGCCCCCAGCGCTCCGCTACCCGGTGTATATGCTGCAGCTCTATAGGGCTCTCATCGTGGGCAAACCCCTGGGGCACCCGTCCGCGGAAGCCTCGGCCTGGCGAGAATCCGACACCATCCTCAGCCTCGCGGCTCGAG ATCATTTCCAGTTCAGGGACCAATGGGACTTCTCTTTTGACCTGACCTCCATCTCCAGCAGCTCTGATGTGAGGCTGGCAGAACTCCGGGTTCGCCTGATGTCCTTCTCCCAGTTGAGGAATGTCACTATGAACATCTACCACAGCCACGATCGCACGTGTCATGGGAACCAGACCTGCACAGACAAGTTCTTCCTCGGCTCTTTTGTTAGCACCAACTCTTCCTCAAGCCATTCCTCCTGGAAAGTCTTCAACATCACCCGCATGCTGCGCTTCTGGGTCCACCAGGGGGTGTCATTTGGCAAGGATGCTCCAGATGACCAGCAGCAGGTCTGGGAAGAGGAAAACCTATCTGAAAATAATGGTGGGAGAGCAGTCAGTGGGTTCCAGAGCAAATGTGGGCACAATGAATCCAGACAGGCCCACGTCTTGACCAGTAGCATGACTGATAGAGTCCTACTGGTTGTCTTTTCCAAAGATAAGGAACTGGTGGAGCCCTCTCAGGGCCCAAGTCTCATCAGGACAGTGGAAATGTCCAAGCACATCATGTTGGACAACACATCCAAGGAGGCTGGGGGCCGTCGGCACCGGCGGAACAGGAAGCAAAAGCAACGGATTAAATTGAGTAACATATCCACCCCCAGCTTTGGGAAAGATGGTAGATCTCTATGCAGGAGGGTAGATATGATTGTGGATTTTGAGCAGACTGGTTTTGGAAGCTGGATTGTGCACCCCAAGAAGTACAATGCATACCGCTGTGAGGGGGAGTGCCCATCACCTGTCGATGAGACCTTCAAGCCAACAAATCATGCATATATTCAG agcttgtTGAAGTTATACCAACCCAACCGGGTGCCTTGCCCATCTTGTGCCCCAGTCAAAATGAGCCCGCTGTCCATGCTATACTATGAGAAAGGAAAAGTGAAGGTCCGTCACCATGAGGACATGATCATTGAGGAATGCGGCTGCAACTGA